From the genome of Deinococcus sp. JMULE3, one region includes:
- a CDS encoding argininosuccinate synthase, with protein MTKDKIVLAYSGGLDTSIILKWLQTEKNYDVVCFTADLGQGDEVEEARVKALNTGAVAAYALDLREEFVRDYVFPMFRTSALYEGYYLLGTSIARPLIAKKMVEIAEKEGAVAVSHGATGKGNDQVRFEMTAYALKPDIVTVAPWRDWTFQGRADLEAFAHEHGIPVPTTKKDPWSTDANLLHISYEGGILEDPWAEPPAHMFKLTVDPTEAPSEPEYVEVEFLNGDPVAINGEKLSPAALLAKANELGGKHGVGRLDLVENRFVGMKSRGVYETPGGTVLYHARRAVESLTLDREVLHQRDALSPKYAELVYNGFWFAPEREALQVYFDHVAQSVTGTARLKLYRGNVIVAGRKAPQSLYDKDLVSFEAGGDYNQHDAGAFIKLNALRMRVQARVKAKADAKEPAQV; from the coding sequence ATGACCAAAGACAAGATCGTGCTCGCGTACAGCGGCGGCCTGGACACCAGCATCATCCTCAAATGGCTCCAGACCGAGAAGAACTACGACGTGGTCTGCTTCACCGCCGATCTCGGCCAGGGCGACGAGGTCGAGGAAGCCCGCGTCAAGGCCCTGAACACCGGCGCCGTCGCCGCCTACGCGCTGGACCTGCGTGAAGAGTTCGTGCGCGACTACGTGTTCCCCATGTTCCGCACCAGCGCCCTGTACGAGGGCTACTACCTCCTGGGCACCAGCATCGCCCGCCCGCTGATCGCCAAGAAGATGGTCGAGATCGCCGAGAAGGAAGGCGCCGTCGCCGTGTCGCACGGCGCGACCGGCAAGGGCAACGACCAGGTGCGCTTCGAGATGACCGCCTACGCCCTGAAACCCGACATCGTCACTGTCGCCCCCTGGCGCGACTGGACCTTCCAGGGCCGCGCCGACCTCGAAGCCTTCGCCCACGAACACGGCATCCCGGTCCCCACCACCAAGAAGGACCCCTGGAGCACCGACGCCAACCTCCTGCACATCTCCTATGAGGGCGGCATCCTCGAGGACCCCTGGGCCGAACCGCCCGCCCACATGTTCAAACTCACCGTGGACCCCACCGAAGCCCCCAGTGAACCCGAATACGTAGAGGTTGAATTCCTGAACGGCGACCCCGTCGCCATCAACGGCGAGAAACTGAGCCCCGCCGCGCTACTGGCCAAGGCCAACGAACTGGGCGGGAAGCACGGCGTGGGCCGCCTCGACCTCGTCGAGAACCGCTTCGTCGGCATGAAATCACGCGGTGTCTACGAGACGCCCGGCGGCACCGTCCTGTACCACGCCCGCCGCGCCGTCGAGAGCCTCACCCTCGACCGCGAAGTCCTGCACCAGCGCGACGCCCTGAGCCCCAAGTACGCCGAACTCGTGTACAACGGCTTCTGGTTCGCCCCCGAACGCGAGGCACTCCAGGTGTACTTCGACCACGTCGCACAGTCCGTGACCGGCACCGCCCGCCTGAAGCTGTACCGCGGGAACGTCATCGTCGCCGGACGCAAGGCCCCCCAGAGCCTGTACGACAAGGACCTCGTGAGCTTCGAGGCGGGCGGCGACTACAACCAGCACGACGCCGGCGCGTTCATCAAACTCAACGCCCTGCGCATGCGCGTCCAGGCCCGCGTGAAAGCCAAAGCCGACGCGAAAGAACCCGCCCAGGTCTGA
- a CDS encoding GNAT family N-acetyltransferase translates to MTDAALPPHCTLRLATPADAALVQAQRDAMFVDMGSDPARLAAVHDAGVSWHARTLAAGTYTGLLIEGGGEVIAGAGILWTDLPPNADTTATTRAYVLNVYVQPAQRGQRLARALMQAALAECRARGVDIVTLTASDAGRPTYEALGFTPQAELKLLLTGGTP, encoded by the coding sequence GTGACGGACGCCGCCCTGCCCCCCCACTGCACCCTGCGCCTCGCCACGCCCGCTGACGCGGCACTCGTTCAGGCGCAGCGGGACGCGATGTTCGTGGACATGGGCAGCGACCCCGCGCGGCTGGCCGCCGTGCACGACGCCGGGGTGTCGTGGCACGCCCGGACCCTCGCGGCAGGCACGTACACCGGCCTGCTGATCGAGGGTGGGGGAGAGGTGATCGCCGGGGCGGGCATCCTCTGGACCGACCTGCCCCCGAACGCCGACACGACCGCCACGACCCGCGCGTATGTGCTGAACGTGTACGTGCAGCCCGCGCAGCGGGGGCAGCGTCTCGCCCGCGCCCTCATGCAGGCCGCACTCGCGGAGTGCCGCGCGCGGGGCGTGGACATCGTCACCCTGACCGCGTCGGACGCCGGGCGGCCCACCTACGAGGCGCTGGGTTTCACGCCGCAGGCCGAACTGAAACTCCTGCTGACCGGAGGGACGCCGTGA